In Synergistaceae bacterium, one genomic interval encodes:
- a CDS encoding septum site-determining protein MinD, producing the protein MTTFDETLPIITEILKRHKAELSNMDWLLVNRDLKGKVRLIAPAAVSEDKLSRTLKGIAEELESRLGDRAYPAKYAILYDENDKDACKGASLFPLEGFDKIKVADRLPVSGNWLSIASEDSGAPIVVFFSVKGGVGRSTAIAASALSLAQNGKKVLVLDMDLASPGLSSALLPENRRPKYGIVDWLIEDLVGNGDSILDKMYAKSDIIRDEEVFVVPAHGREPGEYVSKLGRAWMSVVRDDGTRESWPQRLRRMVDELKKALDPEIVLIDSRSGIDDLASACVTDLGAKLILLFAFDDDQTWTGHQILFRHWRHASVAKEIRERLQLVAAMMPETDTLERLGEMREAGYELFAAELYDAIPPGEMIGERWNFEESDDLAPHAPWLIRRHQGFTSLKTLRGRLSKIEESTVVHVFGPLIQGLGELIEEQDSDG; encoded by the coding sequence GGGAAAGTCCGGTTGATAGCTCCTGCGGCGGTGTCGGAAGATAAGCTTTCCCGAACGCTCAAAGGCATTGCCGAAGAGTTGGAAAGCAGACTCGGCGACAGGGCCTACCCAGCAAAATACGCCATACTTTATGATGAAAACGATAAGGATGCGTGCAAAGGCGCGTCTCTCTTTCCGCTGGAGGGTTTTGACAAGATAAAGGTGGCAGACCGGCTTCCTGTCTCCGGCAACTGGCTCTCTATCGCCTCTGAGGATTCAGGAGCCCCCATTGTCGTTTTTTTCTCGGTCAAAGGAGGCGTTGGTCGTTCCACAGCGATTGCGGCCTCGGCTCTATCATTGGCCCAAAATGGCAAAAAAGTCCTTGTCCTCGACATGGACCTCGCATCCCCCGGGCTTTCATCCGCTTTACTCCCGGAAAATCGTCGCCCGAAATACGGTATTGTGGACTGGCTGATAGAGGACCTGGTCGGAAACGGCGACTCCATTCTTGATAAAATGTATGCGAAGAGCGATATTATCCGCGACGAAGAGGTCTTCGTAGTCCCGGCGCATGGACGCGAGCCCGGCGAATACGTCTCAAAGCTTGGCAGGGCATGGATGTCCGTCGTGAGGGATGATGGAACCAGAGAGAGTTGGCCGCAAAGATTGCGACGTATGGTCGACGAATTGAAGAAAGCTCTGGACCCCGAAATCGTGCTAATCGACTCGCGCTCGGGAATTGACGACTTGGCCTCGGCCTGCGTCACCGACCTCGGGGCCAAGCTGATACTTTTGTTCGCGTTTGACGACGATCAGACCTGGACGGGACACCAAATACTATTCCGTCACTGGCGGCATGCTTCAGTAGCAAAAGAAATACGGGAACGATTGCAGCTTGTGGCGGCGATGATGCCGGAGACCGATACGTTGGAGCGTTTGGGAGAAATGAGGGAAGCCGGCTACGAGTTATTCGCAGCCGAACTGTACGATGCCATTCCCCCGGGTGAAATGATAGGTGAACGATGGAACTTCGAAGAATCGGATGATTTAGCCCCGCACGCCCCATGGCTCATTCGTAGACATCAGGGTTTCACCTCTCTGAAAACCCTCCGCGGTCGCCTTTCTAAAATCGAAGAGAGCACTGTGGTACATGTCTTCGGCCCGTTGATTCAAGGTCTTGGCGAACTTATAGAGGAGCAGGACTCCGATGGATAA